AAAAATGTAATGCAGTATAAACTAAAGAAATACAACCTTTCTTAAGCCCTTGGACCTTAAAAAGGCTCTACTGATTCGAGGTTTTATTTTTTGGACCGAATAATAACTAATAAAAACTTGTACTTATAGAAGTAAAGCTTCCGGCGGGCCTAGAAAGTACAAATTTTTGTACCGAAAAATTTGAAGAAAGCCTGATAATATTTCTGGTTCAAATTAAATTAATTCTTAAAAATCAATATGTTACGATCAATATAGAGCTGTGTTTATTAGTTGGCAAGAAAATTGCTTCTACTGTAAGGTACAGTCTCCAAAGCTGTACCCAAAACCCAAATTAACCACTCTTTTCTCCTCTCTCAAGTTAACCGGGACCCATGGTTCCGGTTAACTTTTTTTGTGCCTTATTTTACTTAACCAGCGCCCATCCTTGATAAAACGATAGTGAGATCGAGCTTGAAAGGGCGTGAAGCAGGTCTTGACCTTTCATCCGGGGAAAGAACAGACCCCCTGCCTGAACTCAGTTTACCAGTTATCGCGTTTGGAAAAATAATCTTTTGATTATACTCCTTTGGATGAATTCATAAGGAGAGATTATTTCACCTAACCTGCCTTGAGTGAACGCAAAGGGCTTGCAATGACACGTCATTGATATTGTTACAAAATGTCATTGCGAGGAGTGTTCGCGACGATACAATCCTGGAATTTTCAATCGGAAAGTTTTGTGCCACATACCCTGACCTCTTTATTATGGTTTGAAAAAAAGCTAATGAAGCCGGGCATGGTACAAATTTTTGTACTCCAACCCTAACAAGATCATCCAGAACCATGTGGCTAATGCTGCCAGGCTGCATCATGATGAAAGGCTGAGGAGGAGGATAGGTCAGGGAGGCCGACTATTAATCAGGCATCCAGTGGGCTAATATAAACCTATCTCTGATTCAAGGCGTCTGGCTTTATCTGTACCCTAAGCGGCGTATGGCGCGCCGGTCTTGGCTCCAGTTTTTTTCAACCCGCACAAAAAGTTCGAGGAAGACCCTGGTTCCGGTCAGGCGCTCGATATCCTGACGGGCCGCCGATCCGATCCGTTTCAACATCTCCCCTTTTTTACCGATGATGATTCCCTTCTGGGAGTTCCTCTCCACATGGATCACGGCCTTGATTCGGACCAGGTCAGAACGATCCTCGTTGAACTCCTCGATTGTCACGGCTGTTGAATAGGGTATTTCCTGCCTGGTCAGGTTGAAGACCTGCTCCCGGATCATCTCCGCGGCGATGAACCTCTCGGGCTGATCGGTGATGGTATCAGGGGGATAATACTCCGGCCCCTCTGGCAGCTGCTTGACGATCTCCTCGAGGAGCACGGGTAACCCCTCGCCTGTCAGCGCTGAGATGGGAACCAGGGCGGCCAGAGGCAGTTCGCGGCTGTACCTCTCCATCCATGGCAGGAGGTCCTTCTTTTTGATCAGGTCAATTTTATTAAAGGCAAGAATTATCGGCCGATCCTGGTTTTTGAGGGCTTTCAGCACTAGTTCATGATCCTTTTGTCTTCGGTCCGGTTCGACCATGAACAGGATTAGGTCCGCGTCTGACAGGGTGGACAAGGCCTGGCGGAGCAAGACCTGGTTGAGCAGGTTGTCCGCCTGGTGGATGCCAGGGGTATCGAGGAAGATGACCTGAGAGTTTGGCGTGGTCCAGACTCCGAGGATGCGATGGCGGGTGGTCTGGGGTTTGGCTGAAGTGATGGCCACCTTCTGTCTCAGTATGCGGTTGAGCAAGGTGGATTTGCCTACATTCGGCGCGCCGATGATGGCCACAAAACCAGAATAGTGTGTTGATTCAGTCATAGGTTATTTGTTTTCTTTTGGGGGAAACTTTTTACTAAAAAGTTTCTCCCAGAGACTGGGATCCTCTTTATTTAAAGATCGAATAAGTTTCACCCTGCCATTGAAACTGCCCTCGGGGTTGATCCGGGTCCGGTATGATACTGGGCGTCAGGTGCCTGAATTCAGCAGATAGCCTGGCCAAATTGGACCGCGCGTGACCTCGAGCCTGTGAAAGATCGCGCCAGGAGACGGTTACGGAGGCCTCCCCGTTCAAAGGGGGTTTGGCTCGAAGGGCACGGACAATAGCCTGGTAAAATACCTCCGCCTTGACCAGGTCGCCCAGGGCAGGATGATACG
Above is a window of Deltaproteobacteria bacterium DNA encoding:
- the era gene encoding GTPase Era, producing MTESTHYSGFVAIIGAPNVGKSTLLNRILRQKVAITSAKPQTTRHRILGVWTTPNSQVIFLDTPGIHQADNLLNQVLLRQALSTLSDADLILFMVEPDRRQKDHELVLKALKNQDRPIILAFNKIDLIKKKDLLPWMERYSRELPLAALVPISALTGEGLPVLLEEIVKQLPEGPEYYPPDTITDQPERFIAAEMIREQVFNLTRQEIPYSTAVTIEEFNEDRSDLVRIKAVIHVERNSQKGIIIGKKGEMLKRIGSAARQDIERLTGTRVFLELFVRVEKNWSQDRRAIRRLGYR